In one Neobacillus sp. WH10 genomic region, the following are encoded:
- a CDS encoding YwdI family protein, translated as MNIPVQTLLTKMEEELKLARSSAKQESLREKVYSIKILCELILQEKPAAKTEVQLNQPAPVTGQQVFQQPLINQQVFQQPATMPQTKKIEMDEANGDSLFDF; from the coding sequence GTGAATATACCTGTCCAAACACTATTAACGAAAATGGAAGAAGAATTAAAGCTGGCGAGAAGCAGTGCAAAGCAAGAAAGCTTGCGGGAAAAAGTTTACTCTATTAAAATATTATGCGAATTGATTTTACAAGAAAAACCAGCAGCAAAAACGGAAGTTCAATTGAATCAACCGGCACCTGTTACCGGGCAGCAAGTATTTCAACAGCCGCTGATAAATCAACAAGTTTTTCAGCAGCCGGCAACGATGCCGCAGACGAAAAAGATAGAGATGGACGAAGCAAACGGCGATTCATTATTTGATTTTTAA
- a CDS encoding helix-turn-helix transcriptional regulator — MSKEISYTIEEVSQLLKVSKLTIYDLIKKGELPVFRVGRQMRMDAEDLDRYIKKQKSAPMPSSSVSVAEPRRTEPKESHNIVISGQDIVLDILGKHIEKGSTYKTLRSYSGSLNSLISLYNGECDIVSLHMFDGDTGEYNLPYVKRILTGYPYILLNLVSRKAGLYVQKGNPLNITSWTDLIKPHITLINREKGSGARILLDEQLRIHNISSKTINGYEHEETNHLSVASAVLTGKADVGVGIEKPAKMIGIDFIPLITERYDLVMLKTPENETLIRIVKEILSSSLFQTEISSLGDYDQTKTGSIIYETY; from the coding sequence ATGTCAAAAGAGATATCCTATACGATTGAAGAAGTTTCGCAACTGTTAAAAGTATCGAAACTTACCATATATGATTTGATTAAAAAAGGGGAGCTTCCCGTATTCCGTGTAGGAAGACAAATGCGGATGGATGCAGAGGATTTAGACCGATATATAAAAAAACAAAAGTCTGCCCCAATGCCATCATCATCTGTTTCTGTAGCTGAACCGCGCAGGACGGAACCAAAGGAATCCCACAATATTGTCATTAGTGGACAAGATATCGTCCTCGATATTTTAGGAAAACATATCGAAAAAGGTTCAACCTATAAGACGCTCAGATCTTATTCCGGCAGCTTAAATAGTCTCATCTCATTATATAATGGTGAATGTGACATTGTGAGCTTGCATATGTTTGACGGTGATACTGGAGAATATAATCTGCCATATGTTAAAAGAATTTTAACGGGTTACCCGTACATACTACTCAATCTTGTTTCCAGAAAAGCTGGATTATATGTCCAAAAGGGAAACCCGCTCAACATAACTTCTTGGACGGATTTAATCAAGCCGCACATTACCTTGATCAATCGTGAAAAAGGATCGGGGGCAAGAATCCTGCTTGATGAACAGCTCCGAATCCATAATATTTCTTCGAAGACGATTAACGGGTATGAACACGAAGAGACGAATCATTTAAGTGTCGCTTCAGCGGTTCTTACCGGCAAGGCTGATGTCGGGGTAGGAATTGAAAAGCCAGCAAAAATGATAGGAATCGATTTTATTCCGTTAATTACGGAACGGTATGACCTAGTGATGTTAAAAACTCCTGAAAATGAAACGCTCATTCGGATTGTAAAAGAGATATTATCATCTTCGTTGTTTCAAACTGAAATAAGCTCTTTGGGCGATTATGATCAAACGAAGACAGGTTCTATTATTTATGAGACCTATTGA
- the modA gene encoding molybdate ABC transporter substrate-binding protein, with translation MKKGYLLFLSMIMFLLVFTGCSANEQSKQPAAKKKASPEKNVELTISAAASLQDALTEITTNFNKEHSNIKINYNFGGSGALQQQISQGAPVDLFFSAAEDKFQQLVSEGLIEKKNGTDLVGNELVLVVPKDSTKGIKTIEDLPKAEKISIGTPEAVPAGQYAKEALENLKIWSAVEGKMAYAKDVRQVLTYVETGNVDAGMVYKTDALTSSKVEIAATTEEKTHTPIIYPVGIIKASSHPKEAMLFYEYLQTKEAMKVFEKYGFKGL, from the coding sequence TTGAAAAAAGGTTATTTATTATTCTTATCGATGATTATGTTTTTACTAGTCTTTACAGGATGTTCAGCTAATGAACAAAGTAAACAGCCGGCAGCGAAAAAGAAGGCATCCCCTGAAAAGAACGTCGAATTAACGATATCAGCAGCGGCCAGTTTGCAGGATGCATTGACAGAAATAACGACAAATTTTAATAAAGAACATAGCAATATCAAAATCAACTATAATTTTGGCGGTTCCGGAGCGCTACAGCAGCAAATCTCTCAAGGTGCGCCTGTTGACCTATTCTTCTCGGCAGCAGAAGATAAATTCCAGCAATTAGTATCAGAAGGTTTGATTGAAAAGAAAAATGGGACAGACCTTGTAGGAAATGAATTGGTACTAGTCGTGCCAAAAGACTCCACAAAAGGAATAAAAACGATTGAAGACCTTCCGAAAGCGGAGAAAATTTCGATTGGTACCCCTGAAGCTGTACCAGCAGGTCAATATGCGAAAGAGGCACTTGAAAACTTAAAGATCTGGAGCGCGGTTGAAGGAAAAATGGCCTATGCCAAGGATGTACGTCAAGTGCTTACATATGTAGAAACCGGTAATGTCGATGCCGGCATGGTGTATAAAACTGATGCGTTAACATCATCAAAAGTAGAGATTGCAGCAACTACTGAAGAAAAGACCCATACGCCCATCATCTATCCTGTCGGAATCATCAAGGCTAGTAGCCATCCTAAAGAAGCAATGTTATTCTATGAATATCTACAAACAAAAGAAGCAATGAAGGTTTTTGAAAAATACGGATTTAAAGGACTGTAA
- the modB gene encoding molybdate ABC transporter permease subunit yields MTDHFWDPVKLSLEVAVVSGCIVLVLGLFIGKWMAKARFKGKAVIETIFLLPLVLPPTVVGFLLLVIFGKQSPIGQFIEWVFHQPVIFTWWAAVIAALIVAFPLMYQSAKAGFEGVDGDVEDAARVDGANKLQLFMFVSVPLALKSIISGGILSFARALGEFGATLMFAGNIPGKTQTLPTAIYVAIDSGNMQMAWLWSLCMIGISFLMLVCVQLSKAKS; encoded by the coding sequence ATGACAGACCACTTTTGGGATCCTGTAAAACTATCGCTAGAGGTAGCCGTTGTTTCAGGATGCATTGTTTTAGTTTTAGGATTATTTATAGGAAAGTGGATGGCGAAGGCAAGATTCAAAGGAAAAGCAGTTATTGAAACCATTTTCCTTTTACCGTTAGTGTTACCGCCAACCGTTGTCGGTTTTTTGTTACTTGTGATTTTTGGAAAACAAAGCCCAATCGGCCAATTCATCGAATGGGTATTTCATCAGCCCGTCATATTCACTTGGTGGGCGGCGGTGATTGCTGCTTTGATTGTTGCCTTTCCGCTCATGTATCAATCGGCAAAGGCCGGATTTGAAGGGGTTGATGGAGACGTCGAAGATGCGGCACGGGTTGATGGGGCGAATAAATTGCAACTATTTATGTTTGTTTCTGTCCCACTTGCCTTGAAGTCGATTATCTCAGGAGGAATTCTAAGTTTTGCCCGAGCGTTAGGTGAGTTTGGCGCCACACTCATGTTTGCAGGCAATATACCCGGAAAAACGCAGACCCTCCCGACAGCCATCTATGTGGCTATCGACTCAGGCAACATGCAGATGGCCTGGTTATGGTCCTTGTGTATGATTGGGATCTCATTCCTGATGCTTGTCTGCGTTCAACTTTCAAAGGCAAAAAGCTAA
- a CDS encoding IS256 family transposase yields the protein MTQLQFNLNIDDLKDSVMNSDIDAVIKASIVLVLNSVMEKERDDYLHAGTYERTTDRRDYRNGYYERELLLSIGKVTLKVPRTRNGEFSPSVFERYSRCDQAFVLSMLEMVVNGVSTRKVKNIVQQLCGESVSKSFVSSLTEKLDPIVNTWANRPLNTTYYPYIFADAMYIKVREHHHVVSKAVYIATAINEHNGREILGLKVDHSESFEAWQRFFQYLQSRGLQSPKLIISDAHKGLKKAIAEEFVGTTWQRCTVHFKRNIFNQLPKKDVDEVKIGLKRMFEAVKIEDARNFKEEFLKSFGENPKLTKAIETLEDGFEDAIQYLNHPSKYHKYIRSTNSLERLNQEVRRREKVIRIFPNTQSAFRLIGAVLMDIGDEQANKKIAV from the coding sequence TTGACTCAACTTCAGTTTAACCTAAATATTGACGATTTAAAAGATTCTGTAATGAATTCTGATATTGACGCAGTTATCAAAGCATCTATAGTCCTTGTATTAAATTCAGTGATGGAAAAAGAACGTGATGATTATTTACATGCTGGAACTTACGAACGTACAACGGACCGTCGGGACTACCGAAATGGCTACTATGAGCGAGAGCTGCTTTTAAGTATTGGTAAAGTAACCTTGAAAGTACCCCGTACACGTAACGGAGAGTTCTCACCTTCTGTATTTGAAAGATATTCCCGGTGTGACCAAGCATTTGTTCTTTCAATGCTCGAAATGGTGGTGAACGGGGTATCCACTCGAAAGGTGAAAAATATAGTACAACAATTATGTGGTGAGAGCGTTTCAAAATCATTTGTTTCTTCCCTAACAGAAAAGCTCGATCCAATTGTTAACACATGGGCAAATAGGCCTCTAAATACAACATACTATCCCTACATTTTTGCGGATGCCATGTATATCAAAGTAAGGGAACATCACCATGTAGTGTCTAAGGCCGTTTATATTGCAACTGCGATTAATGAACATAATGGGCGGGAAATCCTCGGTTTAAAAGTAGACCACTCTGAAAGCTTTGAGGCCTGGCAAAGATTTTTTCAGTACTTACAATCACGCGGTCTACAATCACCTAAATTGATCATATCAGATGCACATAAGGGCTTAAAAAAGGCTATTGCCGAAGAATTTGTGGGGACTACTTGGCAACGCTGCACAGTACATTTTAAACGCAATATCTTTAATCAATTGCCCAAAAAAGACGTGGATGAGGTGAAAATAGGCTTAAAAAGAATGTTTGAGGCTGTAAAAATTGAGGATGCGAGGAATTTCAAAGAGGAGTTTCTAAAGAGTTTTGGAGAAAATCCAAAATTAACAAAAGCAATAGAAACATTGGAAGATGGCTTCGAAGATGCCATTCAATATTTAAACCACCCTTCGAAATATCACAAATATATTCGTAGTACAAATTCATTGGAACGATTGAATCAAGAAGTTAGAAGAAGGGAAAAAGTTATACGAATTTTTCCCAATACACAATCAGCGTTCAGATTAATAGGGGCAGTTTTAATGGACATTGGAGATGAACAAGCAAATAAAAAAATAGCAGTATGA
- a CDS encoding thiazole biosynthesis adenylyltransferase ThiF — MKERYSRQVLFPGIGKEGQAMINNKHVLIIGAGALGSGSAEILTRAGVGKITIVDRDYVEASNLQRQQLYTEEDVVEKLPKAAAAEKRLRAINSDVEVRAIIGDATPEMMEELVIGIDLMMDATDNFETRMMMNDISQKYNIPWIYGACVGSFGMSFSIIPGKTPCLNCLLRTIPLQGMTCDTGGIISPAVQMVIAHQTAEALKMLVEDWDAVRTSFVSFDLWRNQYTSLKMSKAKFAGCLSCGEERTYPYLDYENMTKTTVLCGRDTVQIRPSSAGKISLEQLTAQLSSLGYIVKGNPYLLSVEIGDERMVIFQDGRALIHGTKDLTHAKSLYQRILG, encoded by the coding sequence ATGAAGGAACGGTATTCACGGCAAGTCCTTTTTCCAGGGATAGGCAAGGAAGGACAAGCCATGATTAATAATAAACATGTCCTTATTATTGGTGCGGGTGCTCTCGGCTCAGGTAGTGCGGAAATCCTTACACGGGCTGGAGTTGGTAAAATTACCATTGTTGATCGGGACTACGTGGAAGCCAGCAACCTGCAGCGACAGCAGCTCTATACAGAAGAAGATGTTGTCGAGAAACTTCCGAAAGCGGCAGCAGCGGAAAAGCGCTTGCGAGCGATTAACTCCGATGTGGAGGTTCGAGCGATTATTGGCGATGCGACACCTGAGATGATGGAGGAGCTTGTGATTGGCATCGATTTGATGATGGATGCCACCGATAATTTTGAAACACGGATGATGATGAATGATATTTCCCAAAAATACAATATCCCTTGGATTTACGGTGCCTGCGTCGGAAGCTTTGGGATGAGTTTTTCCATCATTCCCGGGAAAACGCCTTGCTTAAATTGTCTGTTGCGGACGATCCCGCTTCAGGGTATGACCTGTGATACAGGGGGGATTATTTCACCGGCCGTGCAAATGGTGATTGCCCATCAGACAGCTGAGGCGTTGAAGATGTTAGTCGAAGATTGGGATGCGGTTCGCACTTCATTTGTCAGCTTTGATTTATGGAGAAATCAATATACAAGCTTGAAAATGTCCAAAGCAAAGTTTGCCGGCTGCTTATCCTGTGGTGAGGAGCGGACATATCCTTATTTGGATTATGAGAATATGACAAAGACGACGGTTTTATGCGGCCGTGATACAGTGCAAATCCGTCCGTCTTCTGCTGGGAAGATTTCGCTAGAACAGCTCACGGCCCAGCTAAGCTCGCTTGGATACATTGTTAAAGGAAATCCTTATTTACTATCAGTTGAAATCGGTGACGAACGGATGGTTATTTTTCAAGATGGCCGTGCCCTTATCCATGGTACTAAGGATTTAACCCACGCCAAATCGCTGTATCAGCGGATATTGGGATGA
- the moaD gene encoding molybdopterin converting factor subunit 1 → MNKVLFFAHLRDVVGEEFLLVDASEKTVAELKTELSAKYDLPKMETVMTAINEEFASNDEVIHDGDVIAFIPPVSGG, encoded by the coding sequence ATGAATAAAGTCTTGTTTTTTGCCCACTTGCGTGATGTGGTTGGTGAAGAATTTTTGCTGGTAGATGCCAGTGAAAAAACCGTTGCCGAACTGAAGACTGAGTTATCGGCGAAGTATGACCTCCCTAAAATGGAAACCGTGATGACCGCGATCAATGAGGAGTTTGCTTCAAATGATGAAGTCATCCATGACGGTGATGTGATTGCCTTTATTCCGCCGGTGAGCGGCGGTTGA
- a CDS encoding molybdenum cofactor biosynthesis protein MoaE: MRMYEISKEPIDIQTVIDKVVQREAGAITTFIGTVRELTHGKKTLFLIYEAYEAMAVKKLEQIGLEIEQRWEGSRVAITHRVGRLDITDVAVVIAVSTPHRADAYEANRYAIERIKEIVPIWKKEHWEDGESWMGNQLETVAYPSGKPEAGDLDE; encoded by the coding sequence ATGAGGATGTACGAAATTTCAAAGGAACCGATTGATATTCAAACAGTGATTGATAAAGTGGTCCAGCGTGAGGCAGGTGCCATCACCACCTTCATTGGCACTGTCCGGGAGTTAACACATGGCAAGAAAACATTGTTTTTAATTTATGAAGCCTATGAAGCAATGGCTGTGAAAAAGCTCGAGCAGATTGGCCTTGAAATTGAACAGCGTTGGGAGGGCTCACGAGTTGCGATTACTCACAGAGTCGGGCGCTTAGATATTACCGATGTCGCCGTCGTGATTGCGGTTTCGACGCCGCACCGCGCTGATGCCTACGAAGCCAACCGTTATGCGATTGAACGGATTAAGGAAATCGTTCCAATCTGGAAGAAAGAGCATTGGGAAGACGGCGAATCGTGGATGGGGAACCAGCTTGAAACGGTTGCCTATCCAAGCGGCAAACCTGAGGCAGGTGATTTAGATGAATAA
- a CDS encoding molybdopterin biosynthesis protein, whose protein sequence is MEQKQYKRKIYLEDKPRTEARDEILAAFALTPEIEYISVIEALGRVTAEPIFARVSMPHYHASAMDGIAVVAENTYQAHEQNPLHLKKGLEFSFVDTGNAIPSPFNAVIMIEHVHVVDEDTIEIIEPATPWQHIRPIGEDIVQEEMLFPQGHILRPADLGVLLAAQQLVIPVVKKPVVTIIPTGNELVEADSELASGKIIEFNGTVFSGFIMEWGGEPKLHSIVKDEPEKIKKVLLEAAETSDIIVINAGSSAGRKDFTVHIIGEIGEVFTHGVAARPGKPTVLGKINGKIVVGVPGYPVSAYLALGWFVQPLVCKYLGIPVPKRQTVPVKLGRRIVSSMGAEDFVRMNIGYVDGQFIANPLTRAAGVTMSYVRADGLLIVPPNVIGYEQGDLAEVELLRPLEEIKNAIVFCGSHDLTIDLLSSELKRARTEMKIVSSHVGSMAGIMAIRKGEAHVAGIHLLDPSTKQYNVSYVRKILAGQDIVLYPFLKRKQGWILPKGNPLEIESVADLVRKNANFVNRQKGAGTRILFDLLLKEAGLSSEEITGYDREMFSHLAVAAEVKGDSCGVGLGIYPAAKAMGLAFVPVADEEFDLVMTRSFYESESGKKLLKIIQSDAFRKQVEKIGGYQVVENAVLKSLTEEVK, encoded by the coding sequence ATGGAACAGAAACAATATAAAAGAAAAATTTATTTAGAAGATAAACCCCGAACGGAAGCAAGAGATGAAATACTGGCAGCTTTCGCGCTTACACCTGAAATTGAATATATTTCAGTAATTGAAGCATTAGGCCGTGTCACCGCTGAACCTATTTTTGCAAGAGTCTCGATGCCGCATTATCATGCCTCAGCGATGGATGGAATTGCCGTTGTAGCGGAAAACACGTATCAGGCACATGAGCAAAACCCGCTTCACCTTAAAAAAGGCTTGGAGTTTAGCTTTGTCGATACAGGGAATGCCATTCCTTCCCCATTTAACGCCGTTATTATGATTGAACATGTTCATGTTGTTGATGAAGATACAATTGAAATTATTGAACCTGCAACCCCGTGGCAGCATATCCGCCCAATTGGCGAAGATATCGTCCAAGAGGAAATGCTTTTTCCTCAAGGCCATATATTACGACCAGCGGATTTAGGTGTGTTGCTCGCCGCACAACAGCTCGTTATTCCTGTTGTAAAAAAACCAGTGGTGACGATTATTCCGACAGGTAATGAACTCGTCGAAGCAGATTCTGAATTAGCTTCAGGAAAAATAATTGAATTTAACGGAACGGTGTTTTCTGGTTTTATCATGGAGTGGGGAGGCGAGCCAAAGCTCCATTCCATCGTAAAGGACGAGCCGGAGAAAATTAAAAAAGTGCTGCTAGAGGCAGCCGAAACCTCTGATATTATTGTAATAAATGCCGGATCATCGGCAGGCAGGAAGGACTTCACGGTCCACATCATCGGTGAAATCGGCGAGGTCTTTACCCATGGAGTCGCCGCACGGCCTGGGAAACCAACTGTTCTAGGAAAAATAAACGGAAAAATTGTCGTCGGTGTTCCAGGCTATCCTGTGTCCGCTTATTTAGCACTGGGATGGTTTGTTCAACCGTTAGTATGTAAATATTTAGGGATTCCTGTCCCAAAAAGGCAGACGGTACCGGTCAAGCTTGGGCGCCGTATAGTCTCCTCAATGGGTGCTGAGGATTTTGTTCGAATGAATATCGGCTATGTAGATGGCCAATTTATCGCCAACCCTCTGACAAGAGCGGCAGGGGTCACGATGTCCTATGTCAGAGCAGACGGCCTTTTAATCGTACCGCCAAATGTGATTGGCTATGAACAAGGGGATTTGGCAGAAGTTGAGCTGCTGCGCCCACTTGAGGAGATTAAAAATGCAATTGTATTTTGCGGAAGCCATGATTTGACAATTGACCTTTTATCTTCAGAACTGAAACGAGCTCGGACAGAGATGAAAATTGTTTCTTCACATGTCGGCAGCATGGCCGGCATAATGGCGATTCGGAAAGGCGAGGCCCATGTAGCGGGCATTCATTTGCTTGACCCAAGTACAAAGCAATATAATGTTTCATATGTTCGGAAAATTTTAGCTGGTCAAGACATTGTTCTTTATCCATTTTTAAAAAGGAAGCAAGGCTGGATCCTGCCAAAAGGCAATCCCTTAGAAATAGAATCCGTCGCAGATTTAGTCCGGAAGAACGCTAACTTTGTCAACCGCCAAAAAGGAGCAGGTACTCGAATCTTGTTTGATTTGCTGCTGAAAGAGGCCGGCCTTTCATCAGAAGAGATCACCGGCTATGACCGGGAAATGTTTTCCCATTTAGCGGTGGCAGCGGAAGTGAAAGGTGATTCCTGTGGTGTCGGACTTGGCATTTATCCTGCGGCAAAAGCAATGGGCTTAGCCTTTGTTCCTGTCGCCGATGAAGAATTTGACTTGGTGATGACACGCAGCTTTTATGAAAGTGAAAGCGGGAAAAAGCTTTTGAAGATTATTCAATCGGATGCGTTCCGGAAGCAGGTTGAAAAAATTGGCGGCTATCAAGTTGTTGAAAATGCAGTGTTGAAGAGTTTAACCGAAGAGGTGAAATAA
- the glp gene encoding gephyrin-like molybdotransferase Glp, giving the protein MQFFKVKTVEETFTLIEEKIPAIEQIVVRELADALNHILAEPVVAKENVPSFDRSTVDGYAVRAKDTYGSSESMPGFLTIAGEVKMGEVPAAEVSHGTAVYVPTGGMMPKGSDSVIMIEHCEDLDGLLNTYKQVAPGENVIRAGEDIKEGEVLLSKGTKLRPQELGALASLGITEVPVFRKLKVGYLSSGDEIVPYQTETLLEGQIRDINYLTIAGLTSEWNADVLYGGIVRDDYEEFQQTARELYDKVDCLILSGGSSVGAKDYTTDVIQALGDPGVFVHGISIKPGKPTILALANGKPVIGLPGHPASAMIIFKLFGERILRKLKGEKIESKPERIFAKITKNIPSSMGRADYIRVRLFEKESEWWAEPIIGKSGLITTLVKSDGIVEISSEKEGVSQGEYVPVIPSR; this is encoded by the coding sequence ATGCAATTTTTCAAAGTGAAGACAGTTGAAGAGACATTTACCTTAATTGAGGAAAAGATACCGGCGATTGAACAAATAGTGGTTAGGGAACTTGCCGATGCACTAAACCATATTTTAGCAGAGCCGGTAGTGGCGAAGGAAAATGTGCCAAGTTTTGATCGCTCAACTGTCGACGGGTATGCCGTTCGTGCGAAGGATACGTATGGTTCCTCTGAATCCATGCCTGGCTTCTTAACAATAGCTGGAGAAGTAAAGATGGGCGAAGTCCCTGCTGCTGAAGTTAGCCATGGCACAGCCGTTTATGTACCGACAGGAGGCATGATGCCAAAGGGCAGTGACAGCGTGATTATGATTGAACACTGTGAGGATCTAGATGGGCTGCTTAATACGTACAAGCAAGTAGCACCTGGAGAAAATGTGATTCGGGCGGGAGAAGATATTAAAGAAGGGGAAGTTCTTCTTAGTAAGGGAACGAAACTAAGACCGCAGGAATTAGGGGCGCTTGCCTCATTAGGGATTACAGAGGTACCCGTTTTCCGCAAATTAAAGGTCGGTTACCTTTCCTCTGGGGATGAAATCGTCCCGTATCAAACCGAAACACTCCTAGAAGGGCAAATTCGCGACATCAACTATTTAACGATTGCCGGACTTACTAGCGAATGGAATGCTGATGTTCTATACGGCGGGATTGTCCGAGATGATTATGAAGAATTTCAACAAACGGCGCGGGAGCTTTATGACAAGGTCGATTGTTTAATCCTTTCTGGCGGCAGTTCGGTCGGAGCAAAGGACTATACAACGGATGTCATTCAGGCCTTAGGGGATCCAGGGGTTTTTGTTCACGGCATCTCTATTAAGCCTGGTAAGCCAACCATACTGGCATTGGCAAATGGAAAGCCAGTCATAGGCCTGCCGGGACACCCGGCAAGCGCCATGATCATCTTCAAGCTGTTCGGAGAGCGTATTTTACGAAAGCTAAAAGGGGAAAAAATCGAGAGCAAACCGGAGCGGATTTTTGCAAAGATCACAAAAAATATTCCATCCTCAATGGGTCGGGCAGATTATATCCGTGTTCGGCTTTTTGAAAAAGAGAGCGAATGGTGGGCAGAGCCGATTATCGGAAAATCGGGCTTAATTACCACACTTGTAAAAAGCGATGGCATTGTCGAGATTAGTTCAGAAAAAGAAGGAGTTTCACAGGGCGAATATGTACCTGTGATTCCATCAAGGTAA
- a CDS encoding molybdenum cofactor guanylyltransferase: MKAAAIILAGGKSSRMGTNKALLKINEKSNIERIADKLKLLFDDIILVTNDSEQYKFLGIKMVPDDYPGMGPLAGVHAGLLASDYDVNFIVACDMPFVSTELAEVLVNNCGHYDAVIPVINGKQHPLFAVFQKRAAEEAANCIEAGELRMKHLLDHLNVLYVTETELQTYSTLDLERVFFNMNHPNEYEDAKKWAEADFSRNSGL; this comes from the coding sequence ATGAAAGCTGCAGCGATTATTTTAGCAGGCGGAAAATCGAGCAGGATGGGTACAAATAAAGCACTGCTAAAAATAAATGAGAAATCAAACATTGAAAGAATTGCAGATAAGCTAAAACTGCTCTTTGATGATATAATTCTGGTAACGAATGATTCTGAACAATATAAATTTTTAGGTATAAAGATGGTCCCTGATGATTATCCGGGGATGGGGCCGCTTGCCGGGGTGCATGCAGGCTTGCTTGCGTCCGACTACGATGTGAACTTTATTGTCGCCTGTGATATGCCATTTGTTTCAACGGAACTTGCCGAGGTGCTTGTCAACAATTGCGGCCATTATGATGCCGTCATTCCTGTAATCAACGGAAAACAACATCCGCTATTTGCAGTTTTTCAAAAGAGGGCAGCAGAAGAGGCTGCAAATTGCATTGAAGCTGGGGAGCTTCGAATGAAACATTTACTTGACCATTTAAACGTACTATACGTAACAGAAACAGAGCTGCAAACTTACAGCACTCTTGATCTAGAACGGGTCTTTTTCAATATGAATCACCCAAATGAATACGAAGATGCGAAAAAATGGGCCGAGGCAGATTTTTCCCGCAATAGCGGGTTGTAA
- a CDS encoding formate dehydrogenase accessory protein FdhE, which translates to MIKSVVSKEYQDLQKEIVKLQEQWKLQLDLETIKPNLDKAAMTAGVPAAALTAINFEISLFLQWIEEINATLVKFNPELGPKLSSISTYLNEETAIRWIDEAFSFNHLYFASFAEEHGLEEWIPQFLAETALRPYLQLTAEKVQHDINHAVPGAGCPVCGEPVRLASLEGEGKKVIHCPRCLAHWNAKRLECSHCGNEDHKTVQFLTIEGDAISQIQVCEECKGYIKIIDTRQYITKPSAALLDLNSIHLDFVAQENGYNSVGTKS; encoded by the coding sequence ATGATTAAATCCGTTGTTTCAAAAGAATACCAAGACTTGCAAAAGGAAATCGTTAAGCTTCAGGAACAGTGGAAGCTGCAGTTAGATCTTGAAACCATCAAACCAAATCTCGATAAGGCTGCAATGACTGCAGGGGTGCCTGCCGCCGCTCTAACGGCTATTAACTTTGAAATTTCACTATTCTTACAGTGGATAGAGGAAATAAATGCCACTCTTGTAAAATTCAATCCTGAACTCGGACCGAAGCTTTCAAGTATTAGCACCTACCTGAATGAAGAAACAGCGATTCGCTGGATTGACGAGGCCTTTTCGTTTAACCATCTTTATTTTGCTAGTTTTGCAGAAGAACATGGTCTTGAAGAATGGATTCCGCAATTCCTAGCTGAAACTGCCCTTCGCCCTTACTTACAATTGACAGCTGAAAAGGTTCAGCACGATATCAACCATGCGGTGCCTGGAGCGGGCTGTCCTGTTTGCGGCGAACCAGTTAGATTGGCATCCCTTGAAGGAGAAGGAAAAAAAGTTATTCATTGTCCGCGCTGTCTTGCCCACTGGAATGCTAAGCGCTTGGAATGCTCTCATTGCGGCAATGAAGATCATAAAACCGTCCAGTTTTTAACGATTGAAGGCGATGCCATCTCGCAAATTCAAGTTTGCGAGGAATGCAAGGGCTATATTAAAATTATTGATACAAGACAATATATTACAAAACCTTCGGCTGCATTACTGGATTTAAACTCAATCCACCTCGATTTTGTTGCCCAGGAAAACGGTTATAACTCAGTTGGTACGAAAAGCTGA